The following coding sequences lie in one Arachis ipaensis cultivar K30076 chromosome B05, Araip1.1, whole genome shotgun sequence genomic window:
- the LOC107640426 gene encoding uncharacterized protein LOC107640426, with product MERALQAQQGRRRILQPDGAAIPWEIFWTDYYKEYFSNSVRNAKELELMQLKQGQMTVTKYTCRFEKLCRFSCICQGAPEDFAEWKCIKYEGGLRSDILGFVAPMEIRVFSELVNKSRVAEECVRKVAAEKGRLRGRRFGKQPQQDLNCQRCGKYHPGVPCRSGLGVCYFCGQPGHLANNYSEKKKYEIGRVQQPGRVYTTSAAGAAGSETLIRGETHSFISFEKANELGLRMVVLAYNLKVHNATHEAIVTRLGCPQVPFRIQREFVHDFICLPMDGLDLILGLDWLSKNHVLLDCSEKSVQFMPEGSEAPVVVNSYYLNSMIVNCSGIECQGIMLLTARVSGDDQSLEQIPIVCEFSDVFPDDINEFPPNREVEFAIELVPGASPISITPYRMSLLEMTELKAQLEDLLVLLVMKKDRSMRLCIDYRQLNKITVNNKYLLPRIDDLMDQLQGAGVFSKIDLRSGYHQIRVRDEDIPKTAFRTRYSHYEYTLMSFGFTNALAVFMDYMNRIFRPYLDKFVIVFIDDILVYSKIDEEHADHLRTVL from the exons ATGGAACGGGCATTGCAGGCTCAACAG ggaaGACGACGTATCCTGCAGCCAGATGGCGCTGCGATTCCTTGGGAGATTTTTTGGACAGATTATTATAAGGAATACTTTTCTAATTCAGTCAGAAatgccaaggagcttgaattgatGCAATTAAAGCAGGGCCAGATGACTGTTACTAAGTATACTTGCAGGTTTGAGAAGTTATGTCGCTTTTCTTGTATCTGTCAAGGTGCGCCTGAAGATTTTGCTGAGTGGAAGTGTATTAAGTATGAGGGAGGTCTTCGGAGCGATATTCTGGGTTTTGTTGCACCAATGGAGATCAGAGTGTTTtctgaattggtgaataagagtagggtggctgaggAATGTGTGAGGAAGGTGGCAGCAGAAAAAGGAAGACTGAGG GGAAGAAGGTTTGGAAAGCAGCCACAGCAGGATTTGAATTGTCAGAGGTGCGGGAAGTATCACCCTGGAGTACCGTGCCGATCAGGGCTTGGAGTATGTTATTTTTGTGGACAGCCTGGGCATTTGGCCAATAATTATTCGGAGAAGAAGAAGTATGAAATTGGTAGAGTACAGCAGCCAGGGAGAGTGTACACCACTTCTGCAGCAGGCGCTGCAGGATCTGAGACACTAAttagag GAGAAACTCATTCATTTATTTCATTTGAAAAGGCTAATGAGTTAGGATTGAGAATGGTGGTTTTAGCATATAATTTGAAAGTGCATAATGCTACTCATGAAGCTATAGTAACTAGGTTAGGATGTCCACAAGTTCCATTTCGAATACAACGTGAGTTTGtgcatgattttatttgtttGCCGATGGATGGTCTTGATCTCATTttgggattggattggttatccaagaatcatgttttgcttgattgttctgaAAAGTCAGTACAGTTTATGCCGGAAGGGTCAGAAGCGCCGGTTGTGGTGAACAGTTACTATTTGAACTCTATGATAGTAAATTGTTCTGGAATTGAATGTCAGGGCATTATGCTATTAACTGCGAGAGTATCaggtgatgatcagagtttagagcAAATTCCAATTGTATGTGAATTTTCAGATGTATTTccggatgatattaatgaatttccacctaaccgagaggttgaaTTCGCAATTGAGTTGGTACCTGGAGCCAGTCCGATTTCGATTACTCCTTACAGAATGTCACTTTTAGAAATGACTGAACTGAAGGCTCAGCTagaagatctgttgg tgttactggtaatgAAGAAGGATAGGAGTATGCGCTTGTGCATCgattatcggcaattgaataAGATCACTGTGAATAATAAATATCTGCTACCTAGAATCGATGAcctaatggatcagttacaaggtgcCGGTGTATTTtctaagattgatttgcgatctgGGTATCATCAGATAAGAGTTAGGGATGAAGATATTCCGAAAACTGCTTTCAGGACACGTTATAGTCATTATGAGTATACGCTGATGTCTTTTGGATTCACTAATGCTCtggcagtattcatggattatatgaacaggattttCCGGCCATACCTGGACAAGTTTGtcattgtcttcattgatgatattcttgtttacTCTAAGATTGATGAGGAGCATGCTGATCATTTGCGAACTGTGCTGTAA